A region of the Arachis hypogaea cultivar Tifrunner chromosome 15, arahy.Tifrunner.gnm2.J5K5, whole genome shotgun sequence genome:
ttataattatattctcATATAACACATTGTATTTcagattttatatatattattacttgataTTATGTAGCATgactaaggtttttttttttaaattaattttatctttttgagATCTAAACAATAATTATAGAaccatttttcttttttgccTTTTACCCCTGTTTTACTGTCTAAAGACATTTTGTTGATTTAGTGATGATTCTCATATTCCTTTAGAAAACAAATTGTTGCCTCCATCTAAATTTTTAATCTGTGGGTAATGCTGTTTCAAGCTCAAATAATTTTGTGACTGCAAgtgttttcaatttttgttttcaaatcaagtCATTTGGTATACACGTAGTTTCTATAGTTtgagaatttaaattattttttgttcagCTTTTTTGAAACTATTAATGTAAGTTAATTATATATGTGTTAACTTATCTATTTCTAAAACAATACAGATTTCTGTTAATAACCCAACAAGTGACATTGCATGTTTGAGGGATCCACAATGCAAGGTGATCTCTATAAAATTGTATAATCAATGAAGTATATGAGTAGATATTGATACTAAAGATTATTGTTCAGTTCTTTTTTCATGTTATTTAGGATGTTATTAATCAGAGTACCAAATGTTTACATAGTCCAAGTGTTAAATATGGTAGTGGTCTGTCTATCAGAGATAAGCAATAACTTGCTATTCTAAAAGATTCGAATTATAATTTTGATGAGCATATGGATGAGTGAGATGCTTGatgtttagtttttagttttaatagctagaatataatttttattttgtaagcaGTGTGTgaaaagaattatttaattaatagctattgaaaaagaattgaatggTCTTTAATAGTTAATGAGAATATTCGGATAAAATTGTGTTATTAGAGATAAGTAATTTATTATGCAAGCATATTAAGAAATTTACTGACTTCATCACAAAAGTTTTAACCAAATTGctatatgtttttaaattttaaattatattattttttctcttttcattccAAATATGTTTAATCATCTGATATTTATATCGTAAATTTGTGACCATGTTCACAAGTGAATAGTCATTATTATCAATTGTAacactaaattaaattttttgtatttaattagaatctaagaattaaaagtaaaattaactgAAAAGAATCTATTTAAGACTGAGCGAATGCGCGGGTTACCTACTAATATTTTAACAGAGTAAAAGTGACAAAAATAACCTAATTCTAATATGCTTTTACTACTACAAActtctttttttgtctttttttggtGAAAATCCTTCATCTTTAGGGTTTTatttttccacctaactttattAACAAAGAATTCCTTTACTGCAAGCTCATATGATTATGGAGATCCGAAGGTATGCTGACTTGACACGCACGACAACAACATAGAGTATTGGGTGACAGGGACTTAGAATTAGAAATAGAAACAGGTTAGGCTTTAATTTTAATAGGTCTGGTTTATCATGTAGTTAATTAGTCTAAATTTGACCTactataaacttttttttatgtattaaatCTGTCTTGTTATTTAGTATGGCCTGatctaaaatttgttaaaaaatttgatatttaaaaataaaaatattatttaaaaaatattttttaataaaaatatttatatgtaatatgtaatatttaatatttataaaattttttaaaatttttaaaatatttaaaatatacaaaattatttataataaaatataataaatttaaaatatcttatatttttattaataataaaaaaattatttatatatttaattatctcCTAATCTGAATGGagcccccacccccacccccagcctcatctctcttctctctcgACACTCCACCGCCTCACCTCACCGCGTCACTCTCTCATCTCTCCCCTCACCTCGTCAGTTGTCACTCTCAGTCTCTCACAGCCTCACCTCATCACTCTCTCGCTCTCAGTCTTGCACTCATCACTCCCTCGCTCTCGGTCTCGCACTCATAAGCTCGTGGTCGCAGTCTCGTACCCCTGCTTCGCTTCATCGGCGGCAGAAGCAGACGGAACCAGTCAAGCAGCATCTACTCCgtcgggtggtggtggtggtcatTGTCTTCTTGTTTGGTCGCGTCTCGAAACCAGTCAACCAGGTGAGCTCCCTTCGAATTTTCGACCCTGTTCTTTCACTGGTTCAGTGtcaattttgaataaattaaatttgttgTTGAACCTGAGCAAATTTTAACTAGACttctataaataattatttagagaCCACAATCCCGTTTACATCTCATCCAATCTCATCTTCTCTTAATTCGACATAATTCCAGTTCTCCTTCATCAAGTTTAAAAGTTCTCTAAACTTCCATTGCCCACAAATGGAGAATGGTATCATGCACGAGCCTTCTCCTTCCATACTCGTCAGCCGGTTTAACGCCTTACTTCCACGACGCCAAGCCTACCTCAAGGCTTTCTCTACCAAAAAAATTGTTCAGACACATGGGCTCTTGTCAGAACTCACCTCCAATGTGAACCCCATCATTACCGATCTCAATATCATTGTCAGCCAGCAGAGTAAACACTCTAGTTCAATTATGGATAATGTAAGCTTTTGTGTGAAATATGTGTTGTATGCAAAAATATCAGTGATTTTGTTGATACGTTAAGGCTATTTGTCATGAttgatgaaaataatatatatatatatatatatatatatatatatatatatatatatatatatatatattgtgtgttTCAACCTGAATGATGTGGTCgccaaatttttgttttaatagaaAGGTGTCTGTTTATACCTCTTAATAGAAAGAGAGATCCTGTAGACAGATAAGCTGCATTCTGACAGTGTGTTGGTTTTCATCGTCATAGGTTGGTGGTGATAGGTTGGACTCAACAGAAACTGTAGGTAATACAAGAGAAAGAGGGTTGAATGAATGACagcaaaatagattttctagtgATGGTTGGAACATATTTCAAACTTCCAAGACTTATAATCTCAATGATGAACAACAACGTCAAAGTCCAAGAGCTCTTATTGAGGCATATAGTTGTGACAAATTAAGGCTGTGAAATTCCTAGTACTAAGCTTTTGTTGGTGGAGCAGCCTGGCAAAAATGGTTTAGGGAGCAAGTTTTCATTGGCATCATGGCAGGACACTGAAGAAGAGGAGTTTGATTGGAAAGATATGAATCCAGGATTAGTAGACTGTAGTAGAAACAGCAGTTCTATGCAATCAAGTGTTAGATTCTCCAGGAAAAGGAAGTTATCTAATGATCTATCTAATTCTTCACAGTACCCCTTTAATATTGGGGCTGCTCCCCCTGCTGTCAATGCTCATGCTACCCGTCCTTTCGGCTTGAATCCAGCATTTTCATTGCAAAAACGTCCTAGGAGTCTGTTTGAACCAATAAACGTTAATAATAACACCAATGTGGGTCATGGTCCAAATAGAACTCTGTTTATACATGACCAGTTGCCTAATCAACCTGGACCAATTTCCTCTAACCTGCAAAATCATGGACAACCTCCTCAACTACAATTTCTTCCACCTCAAGTTCCATCTTCAACACAAATTAGTCATGGTGCCCAATAAGTACGCCCATCTCAAATCCATTACCTGATATGCAGGGCCAAAGTTTACATTTACATGGGGGAACCTTGCCACCTTTACATCCAAGCCTTCCAACTGCTCCATCACAAATGATGTCTCATCCCCATGCCGATGCTTCGGTGACAAGTCAACCACCACCTGCATATCTTAATTTGATTAGTTCACTAGTGAACCACGGTGTGATCTCAGTAACTAATCCACCCACCAATCCACCCACCGTACTGGTAACTATACTTTCATTAGTTTCCCTCCCTTTCTAGTTTGTTGATTTGGGATAGTTATTTAAATGAACTCATGTTTTAGGATTTTATTGGGATGGAGTTCGATCCAGATATCTTGAAGGTGTAATCAGTGCCTTATACGGTGATCTTCCTAAACAATGCACGAGCTGCGGTCTCCGATTCAAAAGGCAAGATGAGCACAGTAGACATATGGATTGGCATGTGACTAGGAACCGAATGTCGAAAAGCCGGAAGCAGAAGGGATCTCAAAAATGGTTTGCAAGTGGGAGCATGTGGCTAAGTGGTGTAGAGGCTTCGGGAAAGGAATCGATTCCAGGGTTCGTTGGCTCCCGAGGATAcagaggaaatgaaagatgaGGAAGAGTTAGGCGTTCCTGCTGAAAAGGATCAGAGTCGATGTGCATTGTGTGGAGAAGGCTTCGATGAGTTTTACAGCGACGAAATGGATGAGTGGATGTATAGAGGAGCCACATACCTTAAGGCACCCATGGGAACAACTTTGGCCTCCCTGGACAGACATCAACTAGGGCCCATTGTTCATTCCAAATGCAGATCTGACTTTGACTCTACTATGTCCTCAATCAATAGGTATTTGCTTTTTATATATGATCTTAGTTACATTATATTAGCTTACTACTGCTATTATTTACTCTTCTTCCTTGTTTCGTTTGTGTATGCAGGGAACCTACCAAGAGAGTAGTAAGTGAAAAAGAATGCGGGTCAACCAAACATCCGTTTTGTGCACCCTTAATTAGgacttactaatattttttaaggtAGAGTTGAATCATGTATAGCTATAGTTGCACTAGTAGTGTTCCTAATTTCTTACCGTCAAATACTGTTAGTTGTTGTTGTTAGTGCTCTATTCTGCAGTAGATTTCATTTATCAGCAAAATTACATTGCATTACTGTATCAATAAACACGTTTAATTCATTGAATTCAATAAAACTCTACGTTCCgacaatttttattagtttcactACTCATTTTGTTTTCGATTGCTGCTTCTCAATTTGTATTTTTTCGTTATCTATTATCCCAATTTATAAAAAATCATGATTTAGTTTAAtaggtatatataaaaaataaaaaaatatagaaaaacatAGACATTCAATAAAGTAAAAGCATATGTATTGCTATATAAGAAAATGTTTTGGTTTAGTAGCTTACCCATTCAAAAGTCTTGTTCGTTCTTATTAAGGAAAGCATTTGATTGGATAAGCATAAAGGTTAGTGTATATCAATTAAATTCTacttagatattaaaaatttaaataaattttagggCTTGTGAATTGACCAGATTTAATTTACcaccatttgattttttttaaaaaaaattaacatataggAAAAAATTTTCTATGTCCTCCTTTTATacgtttccttttttttttttttttttttttactattttgtagTATAGCTTTCTTGGTTAATAGGAacatccatattattattattttgataaaaaaaattaatgaaaaaagatttttttttattttttaatgtatttgacaaatttttagtaataaaagtaaaagtattaaaaaaataaaaaatatttttttagaagctataatttacatttttttttaaatatttttttcttaaaaaactaACAAACCTTAAATCTTTGGAACATAAAAATGAAGTTATGGAATTACTACATTATAATTAGCTCGTTGAAGTTTATTGCTCATATATCATATTTTTCAAAGACTTAatgtttatcaaagattttttgCATTGTATGAGGCTGTTGAAAAGTTGTGCTTAAGGAGACAACATATATACGATTTCAATTCATATGGGGGGAAGAAATTATTAAAGCAACTATACTTATACTATACAACTTGGCCAAAATGGCAAAGTGAGGATGGACTATACACGGATTGgtacaaacaaaataataatgaatTAATTATTCCTATTTGTCTAATCCTCCATTCTATCAATTCCTTTCTTAAATTTTTCCCCATGGCGTAACatggatgtttattttattttgcttttaaacccccccccctctctcttctttctctcttctttattTGCCCTTTGTGTGCTTAAAATTTTCCATGAAATAATTTGCGATCAAAGACTACAGCTGCATCCTTATCTCCACAACCACTGCAGTTTACAACGACCTTGCTGCCGTCACATAAGGTAGGGACCAGATTATCTAAGATAGCCAATGCATGAGCAGCCTCCAATGATGGAAATATGCCTTCCAATTTGCATAATCTTTCATAAGCTGCcaaacatcatcaattaattagtaaaaagtaaaaacctTCAAGAGTTTAAGCATTAATTAATTTCTGTGTGTTCAATAAGCATAATAAAGGTGAAATGTGCCTTaccatcaagagcttcttgatcAGTTGCAACGCAGAATTCGGCGCGTCCGGTTTCTTTTAGGTAACTCAACTCAGGACTAACTCCTGGATACTCCATCCTGCAAATTGAAACAACGAACCAATTACTTTGAGGTTAAAAATAAAGAGCATGCAGTAACTAAGTAATTaggagttaataataataataagaaaaaatataggtaaccaacaacatttaataataataagatcGATAAATACGGACCCGGGGGCAATGGAGTGTGGTCCAATAATTTGTCCATCCTGATCTTGCAAGAGGTAGCTGAGGGCTCCATGGTACACACCCACTTCACCAGTGGCGAGTGTGGAAGAGTGTCTTCCACTCTCCAAACCGCACCCACCGGCCTCAACACCAATGAGCCTCACATCCTTGTCTTCTAAGAACTCGTGGAACAAACCAAGAGCGTTAGATCCAGTCCCCACGCACGCTACCAGCACGTCTGGTTTCCCTCCCCATTTCTCCAACGCTTGCTTCCTCGTTTCTCTCCCTATCACTGACTGAAACTCACGCACCATCGTCGGGCACGGGTGCGGCCCAACTGCCGAACCCGTCAAGTGGTAACTGTTTTCCATTTCTCCCACCCAACACCGAAATGCCTCCGATGCTGCGTCCTTGAAGCTTCCATTAACCCCTTCTACCTTAGCACCTAACAGTTTCATCAACTGCACGTTAGAACTTTCCTTCTCCATTTCTTTGGCGGCCATGAACACTGTGCATTCCAAACCAAGCTTAGCGCAGGCTGCGGCGGTTGCGATGCCGTGTTGTCCAGCTGCGGTGGCCGTCACGACGCTCTTTCTACCCATGCGTTTGGCAATCATGGCTTGTGCAAGAGCGTTGTTCATCTTGTGGGAGCCACCGTggttgagatcttctctcttgaggtATATGTCAGGGCCTTTTCCATTGTTGTTCATCTTGTAGTACTCCGATAACCGCCGCGCGTAATACAGTGGCGTCTCTCTCCCTGCAAAGTCTTTTAATGCCTCTGCTAGCTCTGCCTGCATTCCACAATAACAACGAAACGAAACGTAACTCATTAATTTCCATTGTTGTTCATGCATAATGCATGTGAAGCTTATTAGCTTGACGTGAATTTTCTAACCTTAAAAGCTTCATCATGTAGGGCCTTGTTGAACTCAGCTTCAAGCTGGCTCAAACAAACTACAAGTGTCTCAGGTACAAACTTGCCTCCAAACCTACCAAATTTACCGGAGTTAATGATGGGGGCATCAGTATTATTATTACTCTCTTGCAGCTCCTTCTCTAATAAGGGTTTTATAGTAGGCACATAAGTTTTGGCCAATTTGGTAGGGAGGTTAGTCTTAAAAAAGGTGTCTTGATGATCATCAGTGGCAACCATCAAACAGGAGCGCACTTTATTGGGTGCTCCTTGCTGCCTGGAATGGTTGCTGCTGCTAGCAAATGCCCCTAACTGCAATTTGCATGTCATCATTTTTAATTTGAGTGAGAATGAAATTGATGGCTTAGTGCGTGGTTGCTTATGTTAGTTTGTGAAAAGTGATAAAACTCCTGCTTTCCCTATGCCCGCTTTTATAGATACAATTTGCCACGCACTTGACTTTTCAACCGAGTAGAAGCCTATAGCTACAGTTTGCCGCGCACTTGACCTTACAACCGAGTAAAAGCCAAGTTTAGGAATGGTACGCTACTACGCTATTGGCTAACTGAATATGAGTTGGAAGTGTAAGTGTTACTAAACATAAAGAAGCCCTATGACTAATTCTCactcaagaacatttttttttcgaTCAATATAACTAATCATCTATCAGATTAGATTTAAAGAACACAAAGTATTtagaaatcaataaaaaaattaatttaaaataatctaaaattattctatttacattatttagttattatttatttattttatattttttaattattgtcaaaatagttaaataaacttaatataacaaatatataaatttatttaagaaaaatattaaaaaactaatattttttattaatactaaccaatattttttattaatattttatttttatactattagaatttaaaattatgtttaaaatttaaaattaatatttaaagatttagaatataaaatattaattaaatattagttaaaaataataaattcggtTTAGTATATTGCAttgttctatatataattatcaatattaaGTTAACAACAAATTTTTCGTTATCGGAAAACAAAATTTGCCTAACTAATAGATGCGGAGTATTCTACGGTAACTCCAATTGAGAATTTGAGATCACTACAGGCGTTAACAGGTAAATCAGTAAATGCGTATGTACTTGCCTACTGTTCTAACTTATAACAAACATTTGTTTGTCTTTTCTTAGACTTGTATTCtttttcactttaattctatgttaagctaaagaaaaatattagttgactttattttaatttttagtttttatttaatttttttaaaaatttattattatttaattaatttaaatatttacgtatttttatgtattagttagtcaaaaaattaaaaaaattatttattttttatttttttaaattaaataaaaaataatatttaaaagatatttaattGCACTAGTAACTAAATAATCTATAAATGAGTAGTATAATGCTTTTCTTCAACATTTTAAATGTGCTCCATTAGAAGTAGCTATTACATATTTATCAATACAACAAGGTAATTaacaaattttagtttttattttattcagcTAACGAtaattaaaattcatttaaataaatgcacaaaatatatatttagattTAATATCTTATATTTTCATTCTCTGTCCagcaataaaaatacaaaattaatttccTTAAAAATTAGTGCATTTGAATTTAGAGCAAAATATAACTTCAACAAAAATAAGAAACCCTGAACTATAAATTTAAAccttgataaaaatattttaaaaagtatgaacgacaacaacaatttcaaaaaaaatttaaaatgtaatgAAAATAACAAATTAGCAGtgtttactatatatataaaatgaagaaTTTTAATTGGAATTGAACAAGAAGCGAGGGTTCTCTGATCGAAGTAGTGTTTTATAATGTATAAATGTAGGGAATTGGATTAAAAAACATAGGGCTACGCTTAATTAACTGTAATGGAAAATTATGAGTCATGCGTAGAGTCACAATTTTTATTATGAACATGGAAGATGATAAGAAATTATCGCAGACATTGGTTCTTTTTATCTGTTTCtacttttcatttcattttcatttcattaAAAAGAAAGATAACTTTTGTGCATTTTGGATGGTAGCAAAAAAAGGCGAGAGAACGAATGATAATTtggaagaatttaaaaaaaattaaaaaaataaatttaaaaatgatcacttttaatatttttaaaaaataaattaatttaaaattaaaatttgtatcgAAGTAAATTGTTGAAACGAAACTAGTATCACCTTAATGATACATACAGTATCaccttaataaaaaattaataaaattttattattcatataattatattaataaaataattaaaaataatataaaattatgactaaactaaaattaaatattaaaagaataaattttatttttatttttaaattattatttataatatataattttataaatatttatgtgtcattttgtaaaatttaaaataaaattaaaattatatctaaaattaGAGATTATTAtctaaaatatactttttaaatgtttaaggtgaaaaccaaagatttggataatattaattatattttcgcAATAACGGGGgatgaaaaataaaagtaaacgTGGAATTCAACAATAAACATTGGAAAAAGGTGAAATAAATGTGTTGAATGAaaccactatatatatatatagtacaatTATTTTAACTATGAGTGAAAAATAATTGTTGTTCCTACGTGGATAATGAGAGATAACGTGAGAgataactgtttttttttttttttattatttccatCGATCTCTTTTAACAATagacaaataatta
Encoded here:
- the LOC112749906 gene encoding uncharacterized protein, which codes for METDLKNPIANGIRDALGVFPLLAGNDSEIANDGVHIGAPTPTPSLISLLSRHSTASPHRVTLSSLPSPRQLSLSVSHSLTSSLSRSQSCTHHSLALGLALISSWSQSRTPASLHRRQKQTEPVKQHLLRRVVVVVIVFLFGRVSKPVNQFSFIKFKSSLNFHCPQMENGIMHEPSPSILVSRFNALLPRRQAYLKAFSTKKIVQTHGLLSELTSNVNPIITDLNIIVSQQSKHSSSIMDNVGGDRLDSTETVGNTRERGLNE
- the LOC112749907 gene encoding tryptophan synthase beta chain 1, whose translation is MMTCKLQLGAFASSSNHSRQQGAPNKVRSCLMVATDDHQDTFFKTNLPTKLAKTYVPTIKPLLEKELQESNNNTDAPIINSGKFGRFGGKFVPETLVVCLSQLEAEFNKALHDEAFKAELAEALKDFAGRETPLYYARRLSEYYKMNNNGKGPDIYLKREDLNHGGSHKMNNALAQAMIAKRMGRKSVVTATAAGQHGIATAAACAKLGLECTVFMAAKEMEKESSNVQLMKLLGAKVEGVNGSFKDAASEAFRCWVGEMENSYHLTGSAVGPHPCPTMVREFQSVIGRETRKQALEKWGGKPDVLVACVGTGSNALGLFHEFLEDKDVRLIGVEAGGCGLESGRHSSTLATGEVGVYHGALSYLLQDQDGQIIGPHSIAPGMEYPGVSPELSYLKETGRAEFCVATDQEALDAYERLCKLEGIFPSLEAAHALAILDNLVPTLCDGSKVVVNCSGCGDKDAAVVFDRKLFHGKF